One window from the genome of Rickettsiella endosymbiont of Xylota segnis encodes:
- a CDS encoding site-specific integrase, producing MGRKKMPGLVKRGNIWHINKKVNGRRISESTGSGLLEEAERYLVRRLEQIRQASVYGIRPKRTFQEAATKYLMEHQHKASLHVDAGNIKALDKFIGGLSLDGIHMGTLQPYIGARRKEGVKARTINHGLQIVRRILNLAASEWLDEYGLTWIAVAPKIRLFSELDRQQPYPLDRQEQARLFNELPAHLKRMALFAVNTGCRDQEVCKLQWEWEVRLNGSSVFMIPGKFVKNRQDRLVVLNDIAHSVINQVRSIHPKYVFTYLGKPTTRMLNSAWLKARARAGLPKVRVHDLKHTFGRRLRAAGVSFEDRQDLLGHKSSRMTTHYSQAELSNLIHAANKVCGVGQGIPLLMVLKRAM from the coding sequence ATGGGAAGAAAAAAAATGCCAGGACTCGTTAAACGCGGGAACATTTGGCACATTAACAAAAAAGTCAACGGCCGTCGCATTTCAGAAAGCACTGGATCAGGCTTGCTCGAAGAAGCCGAACGTTACTTAGTTCGACGTCTCGAACAGATTCGCCAAGCCAGTGTCTATGGAATAAGACCAAAGCGGACTTTTCAGGAAGCAGCGACTAAATATCTGATGGAACATCAACATAAAGCAAGTCTTCATGTTGATGCGGGTAACATTAAGGCCCTTGATAAGTTCATAGGAGGCTTATCTTTAGATGGAATTCATATGGGGACTTTGCAGCCTTATATAGGTGCTCGTCGAAAAGAAGGTGTAAAGGCAAGAACGATTAATCATGGGTTACAGATTGTTCGTCGTATTTTAAATTTGGCGGCTAGTGAGTGGTTAGATGAGTATGGTTTAACTTGGATAGCTGTTGCTCCTAAAATTCGGTTATTTTCCGAATTGGATAGACAGCAACCTTATCCGTTAGATCGACAGGAGCAAGCACGTTTATTTAACGAGTTGCCTGCACACTTGAAGCGAATGGCATTGTTTGCTGTCAATACAGGATGCCGTGATCAAGAAGTATGTAAGTTGCAGTGGGAATGGGAAGTTCGCTTAAATGGGAGCTCAGTATTTATGATTCCTGGAAAGTTTGTGAAAAATCGTCAAGATCGTTTAGTTGTTTTAAATGATATTGCACATTCTGTAATTAATCAGGTTCGTAGTATCCATCCTAAGTATGTTTTTACTTACTTAGGGAAGCCCACTACGCGTATGCTTAATTCGGCATGGTTAAAGGCACGTGCTCGTGCTGGATTACCAAAGGTGCGAGTGCATGATCTTAAACATACTTTTGGGCGGCGTTTACGTGCAGCAGGTGTAAGCTTCGAAGATCGCCAAGATTTATTAGGACATAAAAGTAGTCGTATGACTACTCATTACTCACAAGCGGAATTAAGTAATTTAATTCATGCTGCAAATAAAGTTTGTGGGGTAGGGCAAGGTATACCGTTACTAATGGTGCTTAAAAGAGCCATGTAA
- the icmT gene encoding IcmT/TraK family protein encodes MSRVPTAAHWRDSARIPRFFLIDARAAFPLLLFLLHIRVWSFVLALVAMAFFGLLERYGFSVTVFLRWLRTVLAGPRKIAIPWWKE; translated from the coding sequence ATGTCACGGGTTCCTACAGCAGCACATTGGCGTGATTCGGCACGTATCCCACGATTTTTTTTAATCGATGCCCGTGCGGCTTTTCCGTTACTCTTGTTTTTGCTACATATTCGCGTTTGGAGCTTTGTATTGGCGCTAGTGGCTATGGCGTTTTTTGGTTTATTAGAACGTTATGGCTTTTCTGTTACGGTTTTTTTACGGTGGTTACGAACGGTATTGGCCGGACCACGTAAAATAGCTATCCCGTGGTGGAAGGAGTAG
- a CDS encoding TrbI/VirB10 family protein: MVKQKTSPPEGLPEITEPSRKKPALLILLLSLFLLLGIHFLFHFKKTETKTKFAVEESYTLPNTEGESSKSSSLKGQPEIKQLSEQQLALLQAKQKELQQRLSAPIMLLEQSGNQSSNSTTLIKSTEKTLSPDPNSQFLQQLSGSNTNKQIQAKSLGPLNQLIAQGQIMHAILETAINSDLPGSLRAIIDQPVYAEDGSQVLISPGSRLIGQYKSGLLEEQSRIFIVWTRLITPAGLSLNLDSPGVDSLGMAGRAADVIDRHFWQRFGTATLLSILGAGTSNMGVTNNASYNAAQAYRMAMANSLNQTAQQTLQQQTTIPPTLWVNQGSPIQVFVAQDLDFRSVRQEAKGKVNIF, from the coding sequence ATGGTAAAACAAAAAACTTCCCCACCTGAAGGATTGCCCGAGATTACTGAACCAAGCCGTAAAAAGCCGGCTCTTCTTATCCTGTTGTTAAGTTTATTTCTTTTATTAGGAATACATTTTCTGTTTCATTTTAAAAAAACTGAAACTAAAACCAAATTTGCAGTAGAAGAATCTTATACACTACCCAACACCGAGGGAGAGTCATCAAAATCGTCATCATTAAAAGGGCAACCAGAAATTAAACAACTATCAGAACAACAATTGGCTTTATTACAAGCTAAACAAAAAGAATTACAACAGCGTTTATCTGCGCCCATTATGTTGCTTGAACAAAGCGGTAATCAGTCCAGTAATTCCACGACACTCATAAAATCTACAGAAAAAACGCTATCACCTGATCCCAACAGTCAATTTTTACAGCAGCTTAGTGGATCGAACACCAATAAACAGATTCAAGCAAAGTCATTAGGTCCTTTAAATCAGTTGATAGCTCAGGGCCAGATCATGCATGCTATTTTAGAAACAGCGATTAATTCTGATTTACCGGGTTCCTTGCGGGCAATCATCGATCAGCCGGTTTATGCAGAAGATGGTTCGCAAGTGCTTATATCGCCAGGTAGTCGTTTGATTGGACAATACAAAAGTGGCCTATTGGAGGAGCAATCGCGAATTTTTATTGTTTGGACGCGGTTGATAACACCTGCTGGTTTGAGTCTGAATTTAGATTCTCCGGGTGTCGATTCATTAGGTATGGCAGGAAGGGCTGCTGATGTTATTGATCGACATTTTTGGCAACGATTTGGAACAGCTACACTCCTTTCGATTCTGGGAGCGGGAACATCTAATATGGGCGTTACTAATAACGCATCCTATAATGCAGCACAAGCCTATCGTATGGCTATGGCAAATAGTTTGAATCAAACAGCACAGCAAACATTACAACAACAAACGACGATTCCACCGACCTTATGGGTAAATCAAGGATCTCCTATCCAAGTGTTTGTAGCTCAGGACTTAGATTTTCGATCGGTTCGTCAAGAAGCAAAAGGTAAAGTCAATATCTTCTAA
- a CDS encoding TrbG/VirB9 family P-type conjugative transfer protein gives MSERIIFLLLSTLIITMGHSMVQAALLPREVAADRHVKTVIYDPNNVVIIHGHYGYQTQIVFAADEEVQSIPIGDSLAWQAVSVKNNLFIKAFGRIKD, from the coding sequence ATGAGTGAACGAATTATTTTTCTTTTATTGTCTACTCTTATCATTACCATGGGCCATAGCATGGTGCAAGCAGCTTTGCTTCCGCGGGAGGTTGCAGCGGATCGACATGTTAAAACAGTTATCTATGATCCGAATAACGTGGTTATTATCCACGGACATTATGGTTATCAGACGCAAATAGTATTTGCTGCAGATGAGGAAGTACAAAGTATACCTATTGGCGATAGCTTAGCGTGGCAAGCGGTATCGGTTAAAAATAATCTGTTTATCAAGGCCTTTGGCCGCATCAAAGACTAA
- the virB11 gene encoding P-type DNA transfer ATPase VirB11 encodes MSIKALEKHIEPLKPFLQTAGVTEVCINQPGLVFVEKNGNFTHHEVQSLEFSFLEALANLIAEFNHKTFPHPLLSGYLPAGERIQCIMPPACEKNNAIYSIRCHSRHDMSLQDYEETGVFDEFAAVNKDVNEETASSLKALHAQRNIAGFLKLAISAKKNMIISGGTGTGKTTFLNACLKLIPDTERLITVEDTREVKVAQANKVHLLFNEDDKNITAAKLFKACLRLRPDRILLSELCGAEAWSFLRAANSGHPGSISTVHADTPAGCFDQLVFMMQQAGSNSSEEKLRTYIQSIIPIIIQLKRSANSKRFVEIAEIYFDSG; translated from the coding sequence ATGTCCATAAAAGCGTTAGAAAAACACATAGAACCCTTAAAACCTTTCTTACAGACAGCAGGTGTAACAGAAGTTTGCATTAATCAACCCGGTTTGGTATTTGTTGAAAAAAATGGGAATTTTACTCACCATGAAGTACAAAGCTTAGAATTTAGCTTTCTTGAAGCATTGGCTAACCTGATTGCAGAATTTAACCATAAAACATTTCCACATCCTTTACTTTCTGGTTATTTACCTGCGGGTGAACGCATACAATGTATTATGCCACCTGCTTGTGAAAAAAATAATGCGATTTATTCTATTCGTTGTCACTCACGCCATGATATGAGTTTACAGGATTATGAAGAAACAGGTGTTTTTGATGAGTTTGCTGCTGTAAACAAAGATGTAAATGAAGAGACAGCATCTTCTTTAAAAGCGTTGCATGCGCAGCGGAATATTGCCGGATTTCTGAAGTTAGCCATAAGTGCTAAAAAAAACATGATCATTAGCGGCGGGACGGGTACCGGTAAGACAACCTTTCTCAATGCGTGTTTAAAACTTATTCCAGATACGGAACGTTTGATCACCGTAGAAGATACACGAGAGGTTAAGGTAGCTCAGGCAAACAAAGTCCATTTACTTTTTAATGAAGACGACAAAAATATTACCGCAGCAAAATTATTCAAAGCATGTTTACGTTTAAGACCGGATAGGATACTGCTGTCTGAATTGTGCGGTGCTGAAGCATGGTCATTTCTGAGAGCAGCAAACAGTGGTCATCCAGGAAGCATTAGTACGGTGCATGCTGACACACCGGCAGGTTGTTTTGATCAACTCGTATTTATGATGCAACAAGCAGGTTCAAATTCGAGTGAAGAAAAATTACGGACTTATATTCAATCTATCATTCCAATCATTATACAGTTAAAACGTAGTGCTAACTCGAAACGATTTGTAGAGATAGCAGAGATTTATTTTGATAGTGGTTAG
- a CDS encoding LuxR C-terminal-related transcriptional regulator, protein MSQKKVSESAIGDSNLTQGSSINEPTDLITRILIKLGNHKPSLKQRQLIKTLLFNLSLRTTLIVDSQLSPREKECLSLAALGYTVRESAELLDIKHNTVEDYHKSIKKKLKCKTIARAVMEGIRYGWIKKP, encoded by the coding sequence ATGTCTCAAAAGAAAGTGAGTGAATCCGCTATAGGGGATTCCAATCTAACACAGGGTTCATCCATTAATGAACCGACTGATCTAATAACGCGTATTTTAATAAAACTGGGTAATCACAAACCATCTCTTAAACAACGTCAACTCATCAAAACTTTATTATTTAATCTCAGTTTAAGAACTACATTGATCGTTGATTCACAGTTAAGCCCTCGAGAAAAAGAGTGCCTCTCATTAGCCGCTTTAGGATACACCGTAAGAGAAAGCGCTGAATTACTCGATATTAAGCACAATACAGTTGAAGACTATCATAAAAGCATTAAGAAAAAACTGAAATGTAAAACCATTGCTAGAGCAGTTATGGAGGGTATTCGCTATGGATGGATCAAAAAACCTTAA
- a CDS encoding type IV secretion system protein, with protein sequence MILSVQSFITDTLTAVDGVIGHYVQTVYLQLAVQYNSTLLLLCTLYILLLGYRFTMHTLSADFSTISRHLIVLCIVYGLITNWSLYYLFVYNLFTNEPGHIAQVMVNASNQLAPSETIAQALNHVYSVGMEAAKKSFSGGIKLFFCSIFIFAFTFVCCLTALGLLIYAKLAMAIALALGPIFLPFILWESTRGWFVSWLRKLFNFALIPIVTASILSLMLSVMELVLPDLNSQAAQGTPDFFTMGLFGGLSLVTAFLLKQSLPIASSLSGGLTLAALGQVGSMVSSTLRTTGMNTVGRLAGKGIKSLGNAMAKAASQKKSTVNAAVEQGKK encoded by the coding sequence ATGATACTCTCTGTTCAGAGTTTTATTACGGATACGTTAACGGCGGTAGATGGTGTGATTGGCCACTATGTCCAAACGGTCTATCTGCAGTTAGCAGTACAGTACAACAGTACACTCTTGCTGTTGTGTACACTCTATATCCTATTGCTAGGCTATCGTTTTACTATGCATACCCTGAGTGCTGATTTCAGCACTATTAGCCGACATTTAATTGTTCTATGCATAGTTTATGGATTAATTACCAATTGGTCTTTATATTATCTGTTTGTTTATAACCTTTTTACGAATGAACCTGGTCACATCGCCCAAGTGATGGTTAATGCGTCGAATCAACTGGCTCCCAGTGAAACGATTGCACAAGCCTTAAATCATGTTTACAGCGTAGGGATGGAAGCTGCAAAAAAATCATTTAGTGGAGGAATTAAGCTTTTTTTCTGTAGTATTTTCATATTTGCTTTTACTTTTGTATGTTGTTTGACGGCGCTAGGGCTTTTAATCTACGCAAAGCTCGCGATGGCCATTGCGTTAGCGCTCGGCCCAATTTTTCTACCTTTTATTCTTTGGGAATCAACCCGTGGTTGGTTTGTCAGTTGGCTGAGAAAATTATTTAATTTCGCATTAATCCCTATTGTAACAGCCAGTATTTTATCACTCATGTTGTCGGTGATGGAGCTGGTTTTACCTGACCTAAATAGCCAAGCGGCACAAGGAACTCCGGATTTTTTTACCATGGGATTGTTTGGCGGCTTGTCGTTAGTGACTGCTTTTTTATTAAAACAAAGTTTACCGATTGCAAGCAGTTTAAGTGGTGGGCTTACGTTGGCCGCTTTAGGTCAAGTAGGCAGTATGGTGAGTTCTACTCTCAGAACAACGGGAATGAATACTGTAGGGCGTTTGGCTGGAAAAGGAATTAAATCGTTAGGGAATGCAATGGCTAAAGCAGCGAGTCAAAAAAAATCAACCGTCAATGCAGCCGTAGAGCAAGGAAAAAAATGA
- a CDS encoding DUF6475 domain-containing protein, with amino-acid sequence MLADDKKPFLEWLTLLAESFNRKVSSLLLETYWQCLKAYPFAQVKQAILNTLQNPDRQKWGMPTPADLIVLIQGDSHHHALNAWGQVVTAIRTIGRYDSVVFGNPIIHCVIRDMGGWVYLCQQPEKELPFLRHEFEKRYRDYQDKPLSSYPRSLKGSLEYDNQVQGFSHTSPDPILIGDAKKALAVYANGIKPLPILPLTLSQATQEFSQLQIDTDTSEEEN; translated from the coding sequence ATGTTAGCAGATGATAAAAAACCCTTTCTAGAATGGCTGACATTGTTGGCAGAATCATTTAATCGTAAAGTTTCAAGTTTGTTACTAGAAACCTATTGGCAATGTCTTAAAGCTTATCCGTTTGCCCAAGTAAAACAAGCGATATTAAATACTTTACAAAATCCCGATCGCCAGAAATGGGGTATGCCAACTCCTGCCGATTTAATTGTTTTGATTCAAGGTGATAGTCATCATCATGCACTCAATGCTTGGGGTCAAGTAGTAACGGCTATTCGCACAATAGGTCGTTATGATAGCGTCGTTTTTGGTAATCCAATCATTCATTGTGTCATTAGAGATATGGGCGGTTGGGTTTATTTATGTCAACAGCCAGAAAAAGAGTTACCATTCTTACGCCATGAATTTGAGAAACGTTATCGTGATTACCAAGATAAACCACTTTCTAGCTACCCACGTTCACTCAAAGGTAGTTTAGAATATGATAACCAAGTACAGGGTTTTTCACATACTTCACCTGATCCTATTTTAATAGGTGATGCTAAAAAAGCATTGGCCGTATATGCCAACGGCATTAAACCATTACCTATTCTCCCATTAACACTTTCACAAGCCACTCAGGAATTTTCGCAATTGCAGATTGATACGGATACATCTGAAGAAGAAAATTGA
- a CDS encoding site-specific DNA-methyltransferase, with translation MQNNLVNEPLFQNNYQILHGDCVKELRAFPNQVDLIVTSPPYADARQRHYDSVAPHDYPDWFMSFHEVFWQALKPNGSLVLNMKDKIVNGVRQHYVWETIEKLVGLGWYCIDDYIWHKKTSMPGYWPTRLRDAWEYVFHLAKVKTPYINQEAVKIPIALSTQQRLISFENLKSPFVRSSTGSGFQRDLANWRNKKKVLPTNVLHLSPENRNQGHPAVFPVALPQFFIQLLSKPNDLIVDPFAGSGTTGLAALSLHRRCVLIDNQLIYCQVAEQRINTLINFNSINIKKSF, from the coding sequence ATGCAAAACAATCTAGTTAATGAACCTTTATTTCAAAACAATTACCAAATTCTTCATGGCGATTGCGTGAAAGAATTGCGCGCTTTTCCTAATCAAGTTGATCTGATAGTTACATCGCCACCCTATGCTGATGCGCGACAGCGGCATTATGATAGTGTTGCGCCGCATGATTACCCTGATTGGTTTATGTCGTTTCATGAAGTGTTTTGGCAAGCTCTAAAACCAAATGGAAGTTTAGTGCTGAATATGAAAGATAAAATTGTTAACGGTGTCCGTCAGCATTATGTCTGGGAAACTATAGAAAAACTCGTCGGCTTAGGTTGGTATTGCATAGACGATTACATCTGGCATAAAAAAACGAGTATGCCGGGATATTGGCCAACTCGCTTACGGGACGCCTGGGAATATGTATTTCATCTCGCAAAAGTAAAAACACCTTATATTAATCAGGAAGCGGTTAAAATCCCGATAGCCTTGTCCACTCAACAACGGTTGATAAGTTTCGAGAATCTAAAATCTCCCTTCGTTCGTTCTAGTACGGGTAGTGGCTTTCAGCGTGACTTAGCCAATTGGCGTAACAAAAAAAAAGTACTACCAACAAACGTTTTGCATCTGAGCCCTGAAAATCGCAATCAAGGTCATCCCGCAGTTTTTCCGGTTGCATTACCTCAATTTTTTATCCAATTACTCTCAAAGCCCAACGATCTGATTGTTGATCCATTTGCTGGTAGCGGCACTACAGGTTTAGCAGCACTTTCTTTACATAGACGCTGCGTGCTGATTGATAACCAGCTCATCTACTGTCAGGTTGCTGAACAAAGGATAAATACATTAATTAATTTTAATTCAATTAACATTAAAAAATCTTTTTAA
- a CDS encoding type IV secretion system protein has protein sequence MKTNNREAFYQAAADWRYDVYYSKAIWLRYSLIGNIGLLLCLLFTLIILTCLIPLKQKVPYLYTFNNATGEITKLGELEPTQLTANWQMTRYFLIHYVINRESYDSDNLEIPYQLAWAQSDVVIRKQYDAEVDSNVLTSPYRKYGKDKAIIVRVLSISRLNENTAAIRFEKQLRDKAANAQQVAYEEAIVKWHYQSVKATQVQLDRNPLGFTVIYYQVTPVNLNEENRHE, from the coding sequence ATGAAAACAAATAATAGAGAAGCATTTTATCAAGCAGCTGCGGATTGGCGTTATGACGTTTATTATAGCAAAGCCATTTGGTTACGTTATTCGTTGATTGGAAATATAGGATTATTACTTTGTTTATTGTTTACATTAATCATTCTGACTTGTTTGATCCCACTCAAACAAAAAGTACCTTACCTGTATACGTTTAATAACGCGACGGGTGAAATAACCAAGCTGGGTGAACTAGAACCTACGCAGCTAACGGCTAATTGGCAGATGACACGTTATTTTCTCATACACTATGTCATCAATCGAGAAAGCTATGATAGCGATAATTTAGAAATTCCTTACCAATTAGCCTGGGCTCAATCGGATGTCGTGATCCGAAAACAATACGATGCGGAAGTGGATAGCAATGTATTGACTTCCCCGTATCGGAAATATGGAAAAGATAAGGCTATTATCGTACGCGTACTATCCATTTCACGTTTAAATGAAAATACGGCGGCCATTCGTTTTGAAAAGCAATTGCGTGATAAAGCGGCTAATGCGCAACAAGTGGCGTATGAAGAAGCGATTGTGAAATGGCACTATCAATCGGTTAAAGCAACCCAAGTTCAATTAGATAGAAATCCGCTCGGGTTTACGGTGATTTATTACCAAGTGACCCCGGTTAATTTAAATGAGGAGAACCGTCATGAGTGA
- a CDS encoding type IV secretion system protein, with amino-acid sequence MLNPIKNHCIYKTVILSFLMILSFPSYADAISDLVNIAAQIQGYQLQISSIQNTIQGLTHQIQDAVSGQSEWAYWQFTDHQSWGENTDRWGSVLSMAGNGGNNSQLGRTLRSLAEEFPVATELYNSVNPNKMDQKYYALKAKTALAARAASQLSYDKIQDQINYANQLRQQIGTTATLKQSVDLESRLTLENNLIQLEMLRQLALINQQHAIDAQAEVNEAVQNAHFLNANYK; translated from the coding sequence ATGCTAAACCCAATTAAAAATCACTGTATTTACAAAACTGTAATTCTTAGTTTTTTAATGATTCTATCGTTTCCTAGTTATGCCGATGCTATTAGTGATTTAGTCAATATTGCAGCACAAATCCAAGGCTATCAATTACAAATTTCGAGTATTCAAAATACGATACAAGGATTAACTCACCAAATACAAGATGCCGTATCGGGTCAATCAGAATGGGCGTATTGGCAATTTACCGATCATCAATCTTGGGGTGAAAACACTGATCGTTGGGGTTCTGTTTTAAGTATGGCGGGAAACGGCGGAAATAATAGTCAATTAGGACGAACGCTGCGTTCATTAGCTGAAGAATTCCCTGTAGCAACCGAACTGTATAACAGCGTGAATCCGAATAAAATGGATCAAAAATATTATGCCTTAAAAGCTAAGACTGCTTTAGCCGCTAGAGCGGCGAGTCAATTGAGCTACGATAAAATTCAAGATCAGATTAACTATGCCAATCAATTACGCCAGCAGATTGGAACAACGGCTACCTTAAAACAATCAGTTGATTTAGAAAGTCGCCTTACACTGGAGAATAATTTAATTCAGTTGGAAATGTTGCGTCAGTTAGCACTTATTAATCAGCAACACGCCATTGATGCGCAAGCAGAAGTGAATGAGGCTGTACAGAATGCCCATTTTCTTAATGCAAACTATAAATAA
- a CDS encoding response regulator produces MTHDFANTSLTPRILVVEDDPIIRTIHQQVLASLGCQVDCVSRGQAAIRQLHYDMVLLDMGLPDISGANVIKAARTREIQRKPLPFIVVTAHDKENEATYLALGADRVFRKPLARGQLHSLLVEYGLLKNK; encoded by the coding sequence ATGACTCATGACTTTGCAAACACTTCCCTTACCCCTCGTATCTTGGTTGTTGAAGACGACCCCATTATTCGAACAATCCATCAACAAGTTCTTGCAAGCTTAGGTTGTCAGGTTGACTGTGTTAGCCGAGGGCAAGCTGCAATCCGTCAGCTTCATTACGACATGGTCTTGCTTGATATGGGCTTACCTGATATTTCCGGAGCAAATGTCATAAAAGCAGCACGCACGAGAGAAATTCAACGAAAACCCCTTCCTTTCATTGTAGTAACCGCCCATGATAAAGAAAACGAAGCAACTTATTTAGCGCTCGGTGCCGATCGTGTTTTCCGAAAACCATTAGCAAGAGGACAATTACACTCTCTTTTAGTAGAGTATGGCTTACTGAAAAATAAATAA
- a CDS encoding TrbG/VirB9 family P-type conjugative transfer protein: MTVLTNVNSYNFQLDSNDTKTSPTYKLQFIYPSAGYDRSGQTNAIGVCDPTKINWKYSFTGDKRLAPREAFDCNGQFTYFRFNNSLPAIFIVDKNRQETLVNYHMKGNYVVVNTTAPQFTLRSGSDVTSVYNDAVIGDWQNIK; this comes from the coding sequence ATGACCGTGTTGACCAATGTTAATAGCTATAATTTTCAATTAGATTCGAATGATACAAAAACTTCACCGACATATAAATTACAGTTTATCTATCCGAGTGCAGGCTACGATCGAAGTGGACAAACCAATGCCATTGGTGTTTGTGATCCGACCAAAATTAACTGGAAATATAGTTTTACCGGTGACAAACGGTTAGCTCCACGAGAGGCTTTTGATTGTAATGGTCAGTTTACTTATTTTCGCTTCAACAATAGCTTGCCTGCCATTTTTATTGTTGATAAAAATCGGCAAGAAACATTAGTGAATTATCACATGAAAGGAAACTATGTCGTTGTGAATACAACAGCACCCCAGTTTACTTTACGAAGCGGAAGTGATGTGACGAGTGTGTATAACGATGCCGTCATCGGTGATTGGCAGAACATAAAATAA